A genomic stretch from Setaria italica strain Yugu1 chromosome VII, Setaria_italica_v2.0, whole genome shotgun sequence includes:
- the LOC111258042 gene encoding uncharacterized protein LOC111258042, which translates to MSAPGEAGSRICRNTTSVKVQTFMGTGAVPCTETRQKFPVLVRVTAAAAEEQISSATPHGVDIVAVLDVSMSADKLKRTKDAMNIVINKLGPEDRLSIVSFGSDDVRREMELTGMSDHQGRKDAKDVVKRLLTQGGASSMGRRVPLAALHEGAQILRERQDGEKSSSRVGCILFLSDGLDTQILDDACISSDFPVHTLGLGADHDPKALKHIADKTSGTYSFANKDMAKIKDACALFTSIPATSVEITLRAHEGALISSNETGPDDGRSLSIRIDNMYAGEKRNFIVYLALEATAEGRQKLLTIGGRYQNLSESKNLDDTDDVFLMRPDEKSSKTGRQVFLRVPDVAAQIKMLFLGISGSVPQPTAATITSRLQQIWQDVCHSTEGKIRNASETMGNIKEAGYQKMTRGINNFDRYKVSGLPYKLSWPRSLNWRRATTKNNEPESPKTGDVVLTPGQEPEEIAQDGNHGNAATTAAATWEKIRARARRHPCSRLRPGVAVVLVLTSLLLMMLYSGLEGSSMAKGIAQLQYPMLLFSKSNYAAWDANKAIDPKQVPARKDQEQLAWKATKATDESTSPGQGCCRDNADDASDKCGECHGRDHDTDRESDLVAKILDIILSSVKGKESELKSLLVEARCDHE; encoded by the exons ATGTCGGCCCCTGGGGAGGCCGGCTCGCGAATCTGCCGCAACACCACTTCG GTGAAGGTCCAAACGTTCATGGGAACCGGGGCGGTGCCATGCACCGAGACGCGCCAGAAATTCCCGGTCCTGGTGCGGgtcacggccgccgcggcggaggagcagaTCAGCTCCGCCACGCCGCACGGCGTGGACATCGTTGCGGTGCTCGACGTAAGCATGTCCGCGGACAAGCTGAAGCGCACGAAGGACGCCATGAACATCGTCATCAACAAGCTCGGCCCCGAGGACCGGCTCTCCATCGTGTCGTTCGGCAGCGACGACGTGCGCCGCGAAATGGAGCTCACCGGCATGTCTGACCATCAAGGCCGGAAAGACGCTAAGGACGTGGTCAAGCGGCTACTCACACAAGGTGGGGCCAGCAGTATGGGCCGTAGGGTACCGCTTGCTGCTCTGCATGAGGGAGCTCAG ATTCTAAGGGAGCGTCAAGATGGCGAGAAGAGCAGCAGCCGTGTAGGCTGCATCTTGTTCCTGTCGGACGGTCTGGACACCCAGATCTTGGACGACGCATGTATTAGCAGCGACTTCCCAGTACACACCTTGGGTTTGGGCGCCGACCACGACCCCAAGGCCCTGAAGCACATCGCCGACAAGACCTCCGGCACCTACTCCTTCGCCAACAAGGACATGGCCAAGATCAAGGACGCCTGCGCTCTGTTCACGTCCATCCCGGCGACATCCGTGGAGATCACCCTCAGGGCTCACGAGGGCGCTCTCATATCGTCCAACGAGACGGGCCCCGACGACGGACGGTCTCTCTCGATCCGCATCGACAACATGTATGCCGGCGAGAAGAGGAACTTCATCGTCTACCTGGCACTGGAAGCTACGGCGGAGGGCAGGCAGAAGCTCCTGACCATCGGCGGCCGGTACCAGAACCTTAGTGAGAGCAAGAACCTTGATGACACTGATGATGTTTTCTTGATGCGGCCAGATGAAAAATCCTCCAAGACCGGCCGCCAAGTTTTCCTCCGTGTCCCTGATGTGGCGGCACAAATCAAGATGTTGTTCCTGGGTATCTCCGGCTCAGTGCCACAGCCGACCGCGGCGACGATCACTTCCAGGTTGCAACAAATATGGCAGGATGTGTGCCACTCAACGGAAGGCAAAATTAGAAACGCTTCTGAGACCATGGGAAACATCAAGGAGGCAGGTTACCAAAAGATGACCAGGGGCATCAACAACTTCGACCGGTACAAGGTATCAGGGCTGCCTTACAAATTGTCATGGCCAAGGAGCCTCAATTGGCGGCGTGCAACCACTAAGAACAACGAACCCGAATCTCCCAAGACTGGTGATGTCGTCCTGACCCCAGGGCAAGAACCAGAAGAAATTGCCCAAGATGGAAACCACGGcaacgccgccaccaccgccgctgccaCATGGGAAAAAATCAGAGCTCGGGCAAGGAGACACCCCTGCTCTCGTTTGCGCCCGGGTGTTGCAGTTGTGCTTGTCCTGACCTCGCTCCTTCTGATGATGCTCTACTCTGGGCTTGAAGGAAGCTCCATGGCAAAGGGCATAGCACAGCTGCAGTATCCAATGCTTTTGTTCTCCAAGAGCAACTATGCTGCTTGGGATGCAAACAAGGCCATAGATCCCAAACAGGTTCCCGCAAGGAAGGACCAGGAGCAACTGGCATGGAAGGCAACGAAAGCGACTGATGAGAGCACGTCGCCAGGACAAGGGTGCTGCAGAGACaatgctgatgatgcatcagaCAAGTGCGGCGAATGCCATGGTCGTGACCATGATACAGATAGGGAAAGTGATTTGGTTGCCAAGATCTTGGACATTATCCTCTCCAGTGTCAAGGGGAAGGAAAGTGAGTTGAAGTCTCTTCTGGTTGAAGCTCGGTGTGATCATGAGTAA